From the genome of Deltaproteobacteria bacterium:
CTGGGCCGTTGGGTTTCTATTTTCTCTTTGTGCCAACACCGTTTTCTCACTCATGCATGAGTCAGTTCACCGGGTTTATCATCCCAACAAACGCGTCAACGAAGCGATGGGCCGAATCGCCGCTGCGATTTTTCCGACCTCTTTCACTTTTCAGCGGGCTATGCACTTGGGACATCATCGCCGCAATCGAACAGATGTCGAAATGTTTGATATGTACTATAGTGATGACAATCTGTTCCTAAAGTACATGCAGTGGTATGGACTATTGACCGGATTTTACTGGGCACTGATACCTGTTGCCTGCATGGCCTTCTTAGTTTTTCCCTGGCTGTTAAGCACCACATCGAAACAAAGTGAAAACTCGATTTCAATTATGCGCACAGGTGCGGCAGCGATGCTCTCTGGGCTGAAAGGCTATTCAAGCACCATAATCCGCATCGAAGTACTCGCCGCTACCACTCTACATGTTTGTTTGATCGCTTCAGGATTCGTAAGTTGGCAAGCGTGGCTCTTTTGCTACTGGATGTTCGCTGTCAACTGGGGAGCTCTTCAATACGCTGATCACGCCTGGAGC
Proteins encoded in this window:
- a CDS encoding fatty acid desaturase, with the protein product MSKPEIEYNIPGRLNIALSVFSVATCLLLLYIATRTSGWQFWAVGFLFSLCANTVFSLMHESVHRVYHPNKRVNEAMGRIAAAIFPTSFTFQRAMHLGHHRRNRTDVEMFDMYYSDDNLFLKYMQWYGLLTGFYWALIPVACMAFLVFPWLLSTTSKQSENSISIMRTGAAAMLSGLKGYSSTIIRIEVLAATTLHVCLIASGFVSWQAWLFCYWMFAVNWGALQYADHAWSPRDIKNGAWNLRVHPLLRVFFLNYHDHKAHHQNPHVSWIHLPKLVKESDAERPGFFEIYWRMWKGPTLTTDPPPAPLDSNLDILISKDSFRSSPAKYPKSL